The genomic segment GCTGGACATGGTTAATGTTTGCGCAATGATTAAATTTTGTATAAGTAAAGTCCTCGCTAGTAAAAACGATGAAGATATAACCCCGGTGTATTACCGGGGCAGGAAGGAAATTTTAGTGACGTTGCAGGAACTGGCTAACGTTTGCTTGTTGCCACTTAGTCAGAGCGTGGGACATAACACTGGAGTGCTGTTGGCAGGACCCTGTACACGATTCTGTGTAAATGCCTTTTCTCAGAAGTGACCGTCCAGGCGGTCACCGAACTCGATAATAAAGCGGCTCATTGCCCATGCGCCAGTCCCTCAAAGGCATTGTCCATTTCTGTGAGGCCGCCTGTATCGCCAGCCACACCACCTTTTTCACTGCGTCGTCGGTCGGGAACACCTTGCGCTTTTTGATGGCATGCCGGATCACGCTGTTTAACAACTCGATGGCGTTGGTCGTGTAGATCACCTTGCGGATGTCCGTTGGGTAGGCAAAGAACGTGGCCAGATTGGCCCAGTTTGCCTGCCAGCTTCGACTTATTTGCGGGTAGCGGATGTCCCAGGCACTGGAGAACGCTTCCAGCGCCTGCAAGCCGGCTTCTTCCGTAGGGGCCTGATAGATAGCTTTCAGGTCGCGGGTGACGGCCTTGTAGTCCTTCCAGGAGACGAACCGCAGGCTGTTGCGCATCATATGCACGATACACAGCTGGAGCCGCGCCTCCGGATACACCGCGTTAATAGCGTCAGGGAAACCTTTCAGCTCGTCTACGCAGGCGATAAGGATATCGTTCAGGCCGCGGTTTTTCAGCTCTGTCAGCACGTTCAGCCAGAACTTTGCGCCTTCATTTTCGGCCAGCCACATACCTAGCAACTCTTTCTGGCCTTCGATGTTGATGCCCAGCGCCAGGAACACAGATTTGTTGATGATGCGGCTGTCCTGCCGGACTTTTAGAACGATACAGTCAAGATAAACAATGGGATAGACTTCATCCAGAAGCCGGTTTTGCCATTCGACAACCTGCTCCATGACCGCATCGGTGACCTTTGAGACCAGCGCCGGCGAGACATCGGCGTCATACAGCTCTTTGAACGCGGCGGCGATCTCGCGGGTGGTCATCCCTTTGGCGTACAACGATAAAATCTGGTTATCCATCCCGGTAATCCGGGTCTGGTTCTTCTTCACCAGTTGCGGTTCAAAGGAACCGTCACGATCGCGCGGAGTACGCAGCGCCAGCGGGCCATCGCCAGTGGTAACGGTTTTTGTGGAATAGCCGTTGCGGGCGTTGGTCCCCGGTTTAGGCTGATTTTTATCGTAGCCGAGGTGATGGGTCATTTCGGCATTGAGAGCTGCTTCGACGCTGATTTTTTTCAGCAGCCGATCGAAGTGACTGAGATCTTCAGGGGTTTTGAGATTTTTGGCCAGTTCGTTAGCCAGAGCCTGCAACTGGTTTTCGTCCATAAATTAACCTGTTTTTGATGTTGGATTGAACATATCAAAATCAGGCAAATACACAAATTTCTAAACAGGCTTCTGTTGGCTACTATCCTCGATCATCCGTTGCATCTCGCCAAGTACGAGATTTGCGTCTTCTTGCTGACGGAGTACTCGCTTTATAGCTTGTCGTTCTGCCTCAAAGATTGTTTGCTTTAGCTGGGTGGTCATAGAGTAGATACGGCTGCACTCTTCGGCTAATAATGGTATCTGCCGAACTTCAAAGTGCTGTGACGATGGTACGCCGGTAACGAGCCGTAGAGCATGCCAGATCCCTTGAGTCCATGCTTTTTAAAAACGGAAGCCGTTAGCCATACTCCAAACAAGATGTGTTAATCTACGAAGTTCATCGTCGGTGAATAGCTCGGCTGCTGAGGAGTTATATCTCGGCATGGCATAAAGCTCAGCTTCCATGCGGTTAAACTCTGCGATGTAGGTCTCTTTGAATGCTGCTGCCTTTTTGCCGGTAAAACCCATGACGAGGAAGACGAAGCCGTCCTTGGTCATAGTATACATCGGGAGTTTTCGGCCTGTGCTGTCGGTGTATTCACTCACCTCAAAATTGAGGGTAGTAAATTTTTCGCTTTGTTGAATAAATCCGAAATTTGTGACGACTCCCTCCCTATCAGGGCGATTGTTACATGATGCGGACGCTGTTTGGCATTCCTAACAGTGTGATCCGGTTAAGTGCTTTAACCATTGCCATTGCCTCACCTACCTGCGCGTCATAGTCATGCAGACTCAGATGACCACCCAGAAGTGTTTTAAACCGGAACATGGCCGTTTCAGCCAGTGAACGCCGGTGATAACCTACTTTCTTTTTCCAGGTATCGTTATTGCCGCTCAGATGCTGATTTGCCACCGCATGGTTACGCTCATAGTATCGAGCTGGCCAATATTGCGCACCACTTCGCGATGGGATAAGCGGCTTTATTTTTTTTCTCAGCAGAGCATCATGACAGTAACGCGTATCGTAAGCACTGTCAGCCGACGCTTCCCTGATTTTCCGGTGGGTTTGGTTAATCAGCCCGGGCAGCGCCTGCGCATCTGTCGTACCGCTTAGCGATAAATCGGCACAGATAATTTCATGTGTCACGCTATCTACTGCCAGATGAAGCTTGCGCCATACTCTGCGCCTCTCAGCCCCATGCTGCCTGACTTTCCATTCGCCTTCGCCGAAGACTTTCAGGCCGGTGCCATCGATGACCAGGTGTGAGATTTCGCCGCGGGTTGGCGTTTTTATGCTGATGTCGACGGTTTTTGCTCGCCGGCTGACCAGAGAGTAATCTGGGCAGCGCAGCGACAGCCCCATCAGTTTAAAAATTGAGTCAACGAAACCCTGTAACGCCCGGAGCGAAAGGTTAAACACGCGCTTTATCATCAGAACCGTGGTAATGGCCATATCGGTGTAGTGAAGCGGCCGGCCACGATGTTCAGGTGGTGTACTCTCAGTCCATGCAGCAATGGCTGACTCATCAAGCCATACTGTCAGGTCCCCCCGCTGCCTGAGCGCATTGTTGTATGCGGGCCAGTTGGTAATTTTAAACTTTTGCTTTGCCATGGGGACCTGATGTTGAAACGAATGTAGTGATCAGAGCCGCCAGTCACCTAAAAGTTCGATTTATTCAACAAAGCCCCCATATACAGCAATCAAAAACAGAAGTCCCCCGCCCTCATTGACGCAAGGATAAACCATGCGCTATAGCCATCGCGTTATACACATCTTATGAAAGTCTTTATAAATCAATTTGTTACTCAAAAAATTTTTAATAACTCATTGTTTTGAAAGGCTTTTATGAAGATGTGTATAACGCGATGGCTATAGAGCACAGGCCAGTGCTACATTTTAAGAATGGCGGCTATGATGCTGACACCGGCAGCGACCATCAACCCGAGCCGGACTGTCATCTGCA from the Candidatus Sodalis pierantonius str. SOPE genome contains:
- a CDS encoding IS5 family transposase, producing MAKQKFKITNWPAYNNALRQRGDLTVWLDESAIAAWTESTPPEHRGRPLHYTDMAITTVLMIKRVFNLSLRALQGFVDSIFKLMGLSLRCPDYSLVSRRAKTVDISIKTPTRGEISHLVIDGTGLKVFGEGEWKVRQHGAERRRVWRKLHLAVDSVTHEIICADLSLSGTTDAQALPGLINQTHRKIREASADSAYDTRYCHDALLRKKIKPLIPSRSGAQYWPARYYERNHAVANQHLSGNNDTWKKKVGYHRRSLAETAMFRFKTLLGGHLSLHDYDAQVGEAMAMVKALNRITLLGMPNSVRIM